Below is a genomic region from Prevotella melaninogenica.
AGTGGTCACGGTTTGTATCTGTGATGAAAATCTGTCCGAAATCATCACCAGAAACCAAGCGTACTATCTGTTCTACTCGACTACTATCAAGCTTATCAAAGATGTCATCCAGCAATAATAATGGTGTGTTATTACCTGCTGTGCGTCTGAGAAAATCAAACTGTGCAAGCTTCAGCGCTAATACGTATGTCTTATTTTGTCCCTGACTTCCTTCCCGTTTCATAGGATAGCCACCAAGTTTCATCACTAAGTCATCCTTATGCGTGCCATGAAGCGAATAGCCCATAATACGGTCTTTTGCTCGATCACGCTGAATAACGTCTAATAAGTCGCCACGCTGACAATGCGAAACATATTCGAGTGATACCTGTTCTCGCTCACTGCAGATAGTCTGATAGATACGTTGGAAAACAGGGGTTAGCTCCTCTACGAAGGCAGCCCGCTTCTTATATACTGCTTCACCATGCTCTGCCATCTGCATCTCAAGTAGTTCCAGAAGTGTAGTATCTGGCTCTTCCTCTTGCTTCAGCAAGCTATTACGCTGTTGTAAAGCCTTATTATATCGGCTGAGCGATTCTATATAAGGTGTGTCGTATTGCGAGATAACCACGTCCATCAGCTTTCTTCTCTCCTCACTTCCTCCTTCAATGAGGGTTGCATCAGCTGGAGAAACAAAAATCAATGGCACCAGTCCGATATGCTGTGACAGTCGTTTATATTCTTTCTTATTGCGTTTAAAATGCTTCTTTGAGCCACGCTTCATACCGCAGTACACCTGTTCATGCTCACCAGCATCCGTACAGTAATCACCTTCCAGTACAAAGTAGTCTGCATCATGGCGCATCACTTCCGAATCCTTTGGATTAAAAGCACTCTTACAGAACGAAAGATAATAGACTGCATCAAGCAGATTAGTCTTTCCCTCACCATTATGTCCAATAAAACAGTTAAGCTTAGTCGACAAATTTAATGTTGCCGCCTGAATATTCTTATAGTTGATAATGGATAGTTTCTCTAATTGCATTGTCTTATTTTATTGCTTGAATGTTAAGGAGACGAATGTGAATGAATGCTCCTTATAACTAAAAGAACTGTAAAGAAACAGCCCCTCCTCTGTTAAGAGAATAAAAAGTAGAGTTAATCTAATTAACCTTTAAACGCTATATTATTCCTTTCCATTCTCTGCAAAGTTAACTCATTTCCGTTCAATAAAAGAAAAAAGTCGTTGATAAATTTCAATATATGCGACTTTTTGATTAATTTTGTCCCGCTATAATACGCACCTTACAGTTTAGAATAAAATAAAAACATCATAACGTAAAAATGGTAAACAACAAAGAACAGGGTACATACGAAGATACCCTTTACAAATCAGAGGCTACGTTCTTGAAGTACAAGAAGCCTTTCCTTATCGCCATCGTTGCTATCGTAGTGGTTGTAGCTGGCTTTATCCTTTACAAAAACTACATTTCTGCTCCACGTGAGGCAGAGGCAAGTACTGAGTTGGCTAAGAGTCAGACACTCTTCAATGGTCAGCAGTATGACCAGGCTCTCGCTGGTTTCCAGAAGGTGCAGAGCGACTATAGCAGCACTGATGCTGGTAACCTCGCAAACCTTTATGTTGCACTTTGCTATGCACATCAGGCTAAGCCAAACTGGGCAAAGGCGTTGGAGAATGCAGAAAAGTTTAGTACAAGCGACGACGAGATGATTAGTCCAGCTTCTCAGATGGCACTTGGTGACATCTATGCTAACAACAACCAGAATGATAAGGCTGTTGAGTGCTTCAAGAAAGCTGCGAAGATGGCTAACTCTGAGGCTGCTGATAACACCAATCTCAGTATTGCTCCATTAGCATTGCGCAAGGCAGGTGTCCTCCTCGAGAGCGAAGGTAAGAAGGCTGAAGCACTTGAGATTTACAAGGATATCAAGAAGACTTACGTCAACTCTCCTATCTATCAGGATATTGACAAGTATATTGAGCGTGCTTCTAACTAAGCAAACATGGCAACAGAACTTCATCATTTATCCGACTACGATGCACAGAGCGTACCAGATGCAAGTAACATGTGCTTTGGTATTGTTGTAGCTGAGTGGAATCCAGAGATTACTGGTGCCTTGCTTGATGGTGCTGTAAAGACACTCGAGAAGCATGGTGCTATTCCAGAGAATATTCATATTAAGACTGTTCCTGGTAGCTTTGAACTCATTTATGGTGCACAGATGATGACTAAGAATGACGGTTTCGATGCTGTTATCATTCTTGGAAGTGTTATCCGCGGTGAAACACCTCACTTTGACTATATCTGTGAGGGTGTGACATACGGAATAGCTCATCTTAACGCATCACAAAATATTCCTGTTATCTATGGTCTTCTGACAACAAACGACCTCCAGCAGGCTAAGGATCGTAGTGGTGGCAGACTTGGAAACAAGGGTGATGAGTGTGCGATTGATGCTATAAAGATGGCTAAGTTCTAAAGCAATAGTATTAAAAGAAAATATTAAAGGCAGTAGTAGCGGTTTTATTCCGTCGGCTACTGCCTTTCTTCGTTTGTATCTGTTCAGTTGGTTTTATTCTTTAAATAGCCCTTAATTTACGTTTATTGCATGCTGAATTATCTTTACATTATTCCCTTGTGTTTTACTCAAAAAACAGTAAAATAACGCCACTTTGAACGTCTTTGTAACTCTTTCGTTATAAGGGAGTTATAAGTATCTATTCGAAAAGGTGCTTAATTGGACTTCAAAAGGGCGTTAGTTAGACCTCAAAAGGGCGTCTTTTGAAAGCCAATTAAGCCTTAATTCAAGTCCAATTAAGCACCACTAAGAA
It encodes:
- the recF gene encoding DNA replication/repair protein RecF (All proteins in this family for which functions are known are DNA-binding proteins that assist the filamentation of RecA onto DNA for the initiation of recombination or recombinational repair.), whose amino-acid sequence is MQLEKLSIINYKNIQAATLNLSTKLNCFIGHNGEGKTNLLDAVYYLSFCKSAFNPKDSEVMRHDADYFVLEGDYCTDAGEHEQVYCGMKRGSKKHFKRNKKEYKRLSQHIGLVPLIFVSPADATLIEGGSEERRKLMDVVISQYDTPYIESLSRYNKALQQRNSLLKQEEEPDTTLLELLEMQMAEHGEAVYKKRAAFVEELTPVFQRIYQTICSEREQVSLEYVSHCQRGDLLDVIQRDRAKDRIMGYSLHGTHKDDLVMKLGGYPMKREGSQGQNKTYVLALKLAQFDFLRRTAGNNTPLLLLDDIFDKLDSSRVEQIVRLVSGDDFGQIFITDTNRDHLDKILQGSGFNYKLFSVEGGEINEREG
- a CDS encoding tetratricopeptide repeat protein — encoded protein: MVNNKEQGTYEDTLYKSEATFLKYKKPFLIAIVAIVVVVAGFILYKNYISAPREAEASTELAKSQTLFNGQQYDQALAGFQKVQSDYSSTDAGNLANLYVALCYAHQAKPNWAKALENAEKFSTSDDEMISPASQMALGDIYANNNQNDKAVECFKKAAKMANSEAADNTNLSIAPLALRKAGVLLESEGKKAEALEIYKDIKKTYVNSPIYQDIDKYIERASN
- the ribH gene encoding 6,7-dimethyl-8-ribityllumazine synthase; its protein translation is MATELHHLSDYDAQSVPDASNMCFGIVVAEWNPEITGALLDGAVKTLEKHGAIPENIHIKTVPGSFELIYGAQMMTKNDGFDAVIILGSVIRGETPHFDYICEGVTYGIAHLNASQNIPVIYGLLTTNDLQQAKDRSGGRLGNKGDECAIDAIKMAKF